A genomic window from Desulfovibrio intestinalis includes:
- a CDS encoding flagellar basal body L-ring protein FlgH, whose amino-acid sequence MQARHIIPVLALVFALCAACGGGPRKHPALQPPVTDPQEYRQETNAANNPGSLFAASEQDTLFSDSRARRVGDIVVVKLVENTKAQNKAETTAKKGGANDYQVGALFGQSSSGFIPFLNVGPTSKVGVPALSTTSTSDLSATGKTKRENYVTTSLAARVLRVLPGGLLQIEGAREIRVNEETEYMVVRGMVRSKDVSADNSVLSTQIADASIEYYGRGVLADKQKPGWFTRLMDNVWPF is encoded by the coding sequence ATGCAGGCACGTCACATAATACCCGTTCTGGCGCTGGTTTTTGCCCTGTGCGCCGCTTGCGGCGGCGGGCCGCGTAAACATCCGGCTTTGCAGCCGCCTGTCACCGATCCACAGGAATACAGGCAGGAAACCAACGCGGCCAATAATCCCGGTTCGCTTTTCGCAGCCAGTGAACAGGATACGCTTTTTTCTGACAGCCGCGCCCGCAGGGTAGGGGATATTGTGGTAGTCAAACTGGTGGAAAATACCAAGGCCCAGAACAAGGCAGAAACCACGGCGAAAAAGGGCGGGGCGAACGACTATCAGGTTGGTGCGCTTTTTGGGCAAAGCTCAAGCGGCTTCATCCCCTTCCTGAACGTAGGCCCCACCAGCAAAGTAGGAGTTCCGGCTTTGTCCACAACCTCTACCAGCGACCTTTCAGCCACGGGGAAAACCAAGCGTGAAAACTACGTTACGACCTCTCTGGCTGCGCGGGTGCTTCGTGTGCTGCCGGGCGGATTGCTGCAAATTGAAGGTGCGCGTGAAATCCGCGTCAATGAAGAAACAGAGTATATGGTGGTGCGCGGCATGGTGCGTTCCAAGGACGTGAGCGCAGACAACAGCGTGCTTTCAACCCAGATCGCCGACGCCAGCATCGAATACTACGGACGCGGCGTATTGGCCGACAAGCAGAAGCCCGGCTGGTTCACGCGGCTTATGGACAACGTCTGGCCCTTCTAG
- a CDS encoding site-specific integrase yields MLPPPPTSFDSSHVPALRNSGDDKKSSPAYLCLKRSIYYFRYALPKEPRLHWGRSELRLSLRTSYLRTARFRARMLLAEVEKTFLEETMLEYREIRRRMNILLQRMLAQDHADLSEKKALTIGDTTIPYDQLRASQAAMLLCWNSEKALEKLAPTCLVDLFKSGAFTWEELSEENYLQIVKAYNEMQITMHRIEVARLRGDFLLEEEIVGRDYGKLPCEIKETAEKEASLVPMQVAVEAMPPKKNALLYSDAMDRYIHQKLQDGEWREHSVADHRGRLGEFLLIIGDKSIESITREDMRLFRETLRRLPPNRTRVKAYKDKNIQELLALKVEKTLSVTTVNILVEAVGSMLGWYVREGLLDVNPATHLQIKDTRQDIELRQAFSADELSKIFAHPKFAQKEFKSPSYYWIPLIALYTGMRLEEISQLHCADIYESSNKGIWIIDINATGLDEEGRPKLLKNKNARRIVPIHPILIRLGILDYHADITKKKHVRLFPDLKKSEGAVKFGKQPGKQFKSVVTAALGDASGKTFHSLRHTFADFYKQRGLQNDYFRQVFGHELPMLAGKQYGEKFPPKVLYENVIVKLDYGSSINVVF; encoded by the coding sequence ATGTTGCCTCCCCCTCCTACATCCTTTGACTCAAGCCACGTACCTGCTCTCCGTAATTCCGGGGATGACAAAAAAAGTTCTCCTGCGTATCTTTGTCTCAAACGAAGCATCTATTATTTCCGTTACGCTTTGCCCAAGGAACCCCGACTGCACTGGGGACGAAGTGAGCTGCGCCTCAGCCTGCGGACATCTTATCTGCGGACGGCCCGTTTTCGCGCGCGCATGTTGCTTGCGGAAGTAGAAAAAACTTTTCTTGAGGAGACCATGCTGGAGTACAGAGAAATTCGTCGCCGAATGAATATCCTGCTCCAGCGGATGCTGGCGCAGGATCATGCAGATCTTTCTGAAAAAAAAGCTCTCACAATAGGCGATACAACTATTCCTTACGATCAACTGAGGGCTTCACAGGCCGCAATGCTCTTGTGCTGGAATTCTGAAAAAGCGTTGGAGAAACTTGCACCAACTTGCCTTGTTGATTTATTTAAATCGGGAGCCTTTACCTGGGAAGAACTTTCGGAAGAAAATTATTTACAGATAGTCAAGGCATATAACGAAATGCAAATCACCATGCACCGTATCGAAGTAGCACGATTGCGTGGAGATTTTTTACTGGAAGAAGAAATCGTCGGACGTGACTACGGAAAGCTTCCTTGTGAAATAAAAGAAACGGCCGAAAAAGAGGCCTCTTTAGTCCCAATGCAGGTAGCCGTAGAGGCAATGCCACCAAAGAAAAATGCGCTTTTATACTCTGACGCTATGGACCGGTACATCCATCAGAAGCTGCAGGATGGTGAGTGGCGCGAACACAGTGTGGCAGATCACCGTGGCCGCCTGGGTGAGTTTTTGCTCATCATCGGGGATAAATCCATTGAGAGCATTACTCGTGAAGATATGCGGCTCTTTCGTGAAACCCTGCGGCGGTTGCCACCGAACCGCACACGGGTGAAGGCCTATAAGGATAAAAATATTCAGGAACTGCTTGCGCTCAAAGTTGAAAAAACGCTCAGCGTCACCACGGTCAACATTTTAGTGGAAGCAGTGGGAAGCATGTTGGGGTGGTACGTTCGGGAAGGCCTGCTGGATGTTAATCCGGCTACACACCTGCAAATTAAGGATACGCGTCAGGATATCGAATTGCGCCAGGCTTTTTCTGCAGATGAGTTGTCAAAAATTTTTGCGCATCCCAAATTTGCACAAAAAGAATTCAAATCTCCTTCCTACTACTGGATACCACTGATCGCTCTTTATACTGGTATGCGCCTTGAAGAAATCTCCCAGCTTCATTGCGCCGACATTTATGAAAGTTCGAACAAAGGGATTTGGATTATCGACATTAACGCCACGGGACTTGATGAAGAGGGTCGCCCCAAGCTGCTGAAAAATAAAAATGCGCGACGAATCGTGCCCATACATCCCATTTTAATAAGGCTGGGAATTTTAGATTACCATGCCGATATTACAAAGAAAAAGCATGTTCGACTTTTCCCTGATCTGAAAAAATCAGAAGGGGCCGTAAAGTTTGGCAAACAGCCAGGAAAGCAGTTTAAATCTGTGGTGACGGCTGCCCTTGGAGATGCATCGGGTAAGACGTTTCACTCACTCAGGCACACCTTTGCAGATTTTTATAAGCAGCGGGGCCTGCAAAATGACTATTTCCGCCAGGTGTTCGGGCACGAACTGCCCATGCTTGCTGGCAAGCAGTATGGTGAAAAATTCCCGCCAAAGGTTTTATATGAAAATGTGATTGTGAAGTTGGATTATGGTAGTAGTATTAATGTTGTGTTTTGA
- a CDS encoding AAA family ATPase: protein MSYSNDSKLSRSFLSLRAKIDKTAIATCLQDNKNAEIFVGLINAVFTCLISSEKEEFLQELGNPEQKIGWEIQDRFSGDDVVGFAMKKLDRDRIQTARILGERLGIKPENCFDAFPITQNNRVNNNNEPCYLSYFIPENINVGHKRYKLSCIDEQENFGGEVEQKICCYSAAKDDCFFLIASKKAIQKRNRIENFHGIGCAPSTALAFSRVAIDKFPDAHVIFPMSLPVAFHLRRVCREAGIGERNFIVSGHFGGIDALDLKCFQGRKVILLPEFSEDGFFEADRIAEKLKSIARDLKIYPWPIRADGMSDEVMTEVGWKQTFLEQEVDLREELAPSSLLNRVTKKALSLSDFKELLVEVGSSPSTKDSSQKNNQALPPANPALTPAKAFKLADVTLYHTMRPGSYVMIVGKKGAGKTQVALSTCRSILNGNVMWPLFSGAGVAAGNVAYIDAETPYDEFCANLDQHCLAKEQSKRFFGLSIFAPDLPEFCDTFSLENSEFREGLSNYLQKNECRFVFFDNLSALMGDKVNYGNFSDEVLEWVKKLQRHDHCVVFVHHKSEDAAANQHGVNARGSHLFTTLARTFIGLVSSAEILNDALGTEDIQKAAARDGLTVGLRFDVSKPAPILEKKTFWLHLPLGDSEWEFLAATGADGQKIELPMGAATTGVGAANNKEDSQPVSSAAPSVPAEHDLSPDQRRVLEILKKGSAKREEVQGETGFGEDKTRELLNSLIELGLVSREGQGKGTYYTQIPTS, encoded by the coding sequence GTGTCATATTCTAACGATAGCAAACTCTCTCGTAGTTTTCTGAGCTTGCGCGCAAAGATTGATAAAACAGCAATTGCAACATGTTTGCAGGACAACAAAAACGCAGAAATTTTTGTTGGCCTCATCAATGCGGTTTTTACATGTCTGATCAGTTCAGAAAAAGAAGAATTTCTTCAGGAACTCGGGAATCCAGAACAAAAAATAGGTTGGGAAATACAAGATAGATTTAGCGGTGACGATGTCGTTGGATTTGCCATGAAGAAACTCGACAGGGATCGTATCCAAACAGCACGTATCTTAGGAGAAAGGTTGGGTATCAAGCCTGAAAACTGCTTTGATGCGTTTCCCATTACACAGAACAACAGGGTGAACAATAATAACGAACCATGCTATTTATCATATTTTATTCCAGAGAACATTAATGTTGGACATAAAAGATACAAACTTTCATGTATCGATGAGCAAGAAAACTTTGGTGGGGAGGTTGAACAAAAAATTTGTTGTTATTCTGCAGCAAAAGACGACTGTTTTTTCCTGATAGCGTCTAAAAAAGCAATTCAAAAAAGAAATAGAATAGAAAATTTTCATGGGATTGGCTGCGCACCATCAACAGCATTGGCTTTTTCCAGAGTTGCAATTGATAAATTTCCAGACGCTCACGTTATTTTTCCGATGTCTTTGCCTGTCGCATTTCATCTTCGGAGGGTATGCCGTGAAGCTGGAATTGGTGAACGTAATTTTATAGTTTCCGGACATTTCGGGGGCATTGATGCTCTTGATTTGAAATGTTTTCAGGGGCGAAAGGTCATATTGCTCCCGGAGTTCTCGGAAGATGGCTTTTTTGAGGCAGACCGAATTGCCGAAAAGCTTAAATCCATTGCGCGTGATCTAAAAATATACCCTTGGCCTATCAGGGCTGATGGCATGTCTGACGAGGTGATGACTGAGGTAGGCTGGAAGCAAACCTTCCTTGAACAGGAGGTTGACTTGAGGGAAGAACTAGCCCCTTCCTCTCTTCTTAATAGAGTTACTAAGAAGGCACTATCCCTCTCTGATTTTAAAGAGTTGCTCGTCGAAGTCGGATCGAGCCCTTCAACGAAAGATTCATCGCAAAAAAATAATCAAGCACTGCCTCCAGCCAACCCCGCACTGACCCCTGCAAAGGCTTTTAAATTGGCTGACGTAACTCTCTATCACACAATGCGTCCAGGCAGTTATGTCATGATTGTCGGAAAGAAGGGGGCTGGTAAAACGCAAGTTGCTCTCTCGACTTGCCGCTCCATACTCAATGGCAATGTCATGTGGCCGCTTTTTTCTGGTGCTGGCGTGGCTGCTGGCAATGTCGCTTATATTGATGCGGAAACCCCATATGATGAATTTTGTGCAAATCTAGACCAGCATTGCCTTGCCAAAGAACAGAGTAAACGTTTTTTTGGTTTGTCCATATTTGCCCCTGACCTCCCGGAATTTTGTGATACTTTTTCTCTCGAGAATTCTGAATTTCGCGAAGGGCTTAGCAACTACCTCCAGAAAAACGAATGCCGTTTTGTTTTTTTTGATAACCTCAGTGCCTTGATGGGCGATAAGGTGAATTACGGTAATTTTTCTGATGAGGTGCTTGAGTGGGTAAAAAAACTTCAGCGTCATGACCATTGCGTGGTTTTTGTTCACCACAAATCAGAGGATGCAGCGGCGAATCAGCATGGCGTGAATGCTCGCGGTAGCCATCTCTTCACCACTCTTGCCAGAACATTCATTGGATTGGTGAGTAGCGCAGAAATATTGAATGACGCTCTTGGTACCGAGGACATTCAAAAAGCAGCGGCCCGGGATGGTCTGACTGTGGGTTTACGGTTCGATGTGAGTAAGCCAGCACCCATTCTGGAAAAAAAGACCTTCTGGCTGCACCTGCCGTTGGGGGACTCGGAATGGGAGTTTCTGGCCGCTACTGGGGCAGATGGGCAGAAAATTGAATTGCCTATGGGTGCTGCTACAACTGGAGTTGGGGCTGCAAACAACAAAGAAGACTCGCAGCCCGTATCGAGCGCAGCTCCCTCAGTGCCTGCCGAGCACGACCTTTCCCCTGACCAACGGCGGGTGCTTGAAATCTTGAAAAAAGGCTCTGCCAAGCGTGAAGAGGTACAAGGTGAAACCGGTTTTGGCGAAGACAAAACCCGTGAACTGCTGAATTCGCTTATTGAATTGGGGTTAGTCAGTAGGGAAGGCCAAGGAAAGGGTACTTATTACACTCAAATACCCACATCATAG
- a CDS encoding transposase: MGKAYKPSRRSAPPKSDRCDSYSTRRGEHISKRKNHAPAFKARVALAALSGNKTITELSSEFGVHQTLIHKWVKQLKESAAGIFAGEIKTEEARKEKQLQILHAKIGQITVASHCSPVRLPARENKGSLTKMTPSYFSAVLSRYWRPDI, encoded by the coding sequence TTGGGCAAAGCCTATAAGCCATCCAGGAGAAGTGCTCCCCCAAAATCGGACAGATGTGATAGCTACTCAACCAGACGAGGAGAACACATATCCAAGCGAAAGAATCATGCCCCGGCTTTCAAGGCCCGAGTGGCTCTGGCGGCCCTCTCCGGCAATAAAACCATCACTGAGCTCAGTTCAGAATTCGGCGTTCATCAGACACTCATCCATAAATGGGTGAAACAGCTCAAGGAGTCGGCAGCGGGCATCTTTGCCGGTGAAATCAAAACTGAAGAGGCCAGAAAAGAAAAACAGCTCCAGATACTTCATGCCAAAATCGGTCAGATCACCGTGGCATCCCATTGCAGCCCGGTCCGGCTCCCAGCGCGGGAAAATAAAGGCAGCTTGACAAAAATGACGCCATCTTATTTTTCTGCCGTACTGTCCCGCTATTGGAGACCAGACATCTAG
- a CDS encoding DUF927 domain-containing protein: MNTKKFVYAGTPEPGHGPWTLIEDSPESRAQALEQGCKAFTTMSLAYEPEEGKPEPMRYGDLWLDIDCKEVPFLAIVGARDFVKDLRNRYDDFDPAMLDYYMSGSKGVHIRIPAEVFGGENGHPYLPKLHLKMLERIFQHYPICHNLGLLALGKPVPDDFRRKTVGDLVDTSLYCMGKGKLLRAPNIRRPDGRYKVQVSVKEFFEWGIDSLLELTQSARTCVIHALPPKVTGMTALYDHALLDLQSCSQSKLNLQGLYDCHFMRHCRENAATLSEPEWFLMLRVLAPLGEKGLELAQEYSHPHPGYSAQKTRAKFLHALNKGYPANCEDIQEFFQCNPRCKVRSPLDLERKRLSDVVVATESFSSQKDGLYYSPSRGMMEGDSVKVCSPLKVLGKMRNTDGTGWARLVKLLTPDGKEQKLTITMKECVGRGDVVLGRLCEHGLELASGRTEKFVMEYLRFAGSDKIFTNVERLGWHDRCYVLPDNIFGGGENEEIHYTQEHGLFNHAGELEQWHEHVGRYCQGNTLLMLVVAFALTGPLLRPCEMEGGGLHLFGPSSTGKTTLALLAGSLCGGNDGKGFIRQWRSTHNALEHIAAQHNDCLLVLDEIGQATAETVTQVTYMLPNGQGKERMRSDATQRKAHQWLLNFFSTGELRIEDKIEETGKYRATAGQNVRVINLPIDGGTGKNAYSTLHGFKNPAALSEHLKSASRTYYGTPLRAFLKVLCGTGEHDLDMNIDEINNNVSMFMKKYCPEEACGQVRRVVLKFGLIAAAGMFAAKTGILPWTPEESSDAVVEWFNVWLDERGGVGNLEIMKALDRFKDFFARYGRSRFADVDGLGESMRDLAGYRWEDKGDLRLFMTSPTFNDLAKGVNRHELLEHMKRQGWLLMNTKGNLTETKCIKGRNVRGYGFIPSAWEGRGDLEERHMNVVRESKACDCDF, translated from the coding sequence ATGAATACAAAAAAATTTGTCTACGCTGGAACACCAGAACCTGGCCATGGCCCCTGGACACTTATAGAAGATTCGCCTGAATCGCGTGCTCAGGCGCTTGAACAGGGCTGCAAGGCATTCACGACCATGAGCCTCGCCTACGAACCAGAAGAAGGGAAACCCGAACCCATGCGCTACGGCGATCTTTGGCTGGACATCGACTGTAAGGAAGTGCCATTTCTCGCCATTGTGGGCGCAAGGGATTTTGTTAAGGACCTGCGCAACCGGTATGATGATTTTGATCCTGCCATGCTCGACTACTACATGAGTGGCAGCAAAGGCGTCCATATCCGTATTCCAGCTGAGGTATTTGGTGGAGAAAACGGACATCCCTACCTGCCAAAGCTGCATTTGAAAATGCTGGAGCGGATTTTTCAGCACTATCCAATTTGCCATAACCTGGGCTTGCTGGCTTTGGGCAAGCCCGTGCCCGATGATTTCAGACGCAAGACTGTCGGCGACCTTGTGGACACAAGCCTGTATTGCATGGGGAAGGGGAAGTTGCTGAGAGCTCCCAATATCAGGCGTCCTGACGGACGCTACAAAGTGCAGGTGAGCGTTAAGGAGTTCTTTGAATGGGGAATTGACTCGTTACTGGAACTGACCCAGTCGGCAAGAACATGCGTCATACATGCTCTGCCGCCAAAGGTGACGGGGATGACAGCCCTTTATGACCACGCCCTTCTGGACCTGCAATCTTGTAGTCAGAGCAAGCTCAACCTGCAAGGGCTTTACGATTGCCATTTCATGCGCCATTGCCGTGAAAATGCCGCAACGCTGAGTGAGCCGGAATGGTTCCTGATGCTGCGTGTTCTGGCTCCGCTGGGAGAAAAAGGGCTTGAATTGGCGCAGGAATACAGCCATCCCCACCCGGGATACTCGGCACAAAAAACTCGAGCCAAATTTCTGCATGCTCTGAATAAGGGATATCCGGCCAACTGTGAGGATATTCAGGAATTTTTTCAGTGCAACCCTCGCTGCAAGGTGCGTAGCCCGCTTGACCTTGAACGCAAGCGCCTGAGTGATGTTGTGGTCGCCACAGAATCCTTCAGTTCCCAAAAGGATGGCCTGTACTATTCACCATCCCGTGGCATGATGGAGGGCGACAGTGTCAAAGTGTGTAGCCCTTTAAAAGTTCTTGGCAAGATGCGTAATACGGACGGCACGGGCTGGGCAAGGCTGGTGAAACTGCTGACGCCAGATGGCAAAGAACAAAAACTGACCATCACCATGAAGGAATGTGTGGGGCGCGGCGATGTCGTTCTTGGACGGCTTTGTGAGCATGGTCTTGAGTTGGCAAGCGGGCGAACGGAAAAATTCGTTATGGAGTATTTGCGTTTTGCGGGTTCCGACAAAATTTTCACCAATGTTGAGCGCCTGGGCTGGCACGACAGGTGTTATGTCTTGCCGGATAATATTTTTGGCGGAGGAGAAAATGAAGAAATTCATTACACGCAGGAACACGGCCTGTTCAACCATGCAGGCGAACTGGAGCAGTGGCATGAGCATGTGGGCCGCTATTGCCAGGGCAACACCTTACTCATGCTGGTTGTAGCCTTTGCCCTGACAGGACCGCTTTTGCGCCCTTGCGAAATGGAAGGCGGTGGATTGCATTTGTTCGGGCCATCTTCCACCGGCAAAACAACGTTGGCCCTGTTGGCTGGCAGCCTCTGCGGCGGCAATGACGGTAAAGGGTTTATCCGCCAGTGGCGCAGCACGCACAATGCCCTTGAGCATATCGCGGCCCAGCATAATGACTGCCTGCTGGTTCTCGATGAGATTGGCCAAGCCACAGCAGAAACGGTGACTCAGGTCACATATATGTTGCCCAACGGCCAAGGCAAGGAGCGCATGCGGAGCGATGCCACACAGCGTAAGGCCCATCAATGGCTTCTCAACTTCTTTTCCACTGGCGAGTTGCGCATAGAAGACAAAATAGAGGAGACGGGCAAATACCGTGCAACGGCCGGGCAGAATGTACGTGTGATAAATCTGCCCATTGATGGCGGCACAGGTAAAAATGCCTATAGCACTTTGCATGGCTTCAAAAATCCAGCGGCATTGAGTGAACATCTTAAAAGTGCTTCCCGAACCTACTATGGTACACCGCTGCGTGCTTTTTTGAAGGTTTTGTGTGGTACTGGGGAACATGATCTGGACATGAATATAGATGAAATAAACAATAATGTCAGCATGTTCATGAAAAAATATTGCCCAGAGGAAGCCTGCGGGCAGGTCCGGCGTGTGGTTCTCAAGTTCGGGCTGATTGCTGCGGCCGGTATGTTCGCTGCAAAGACCGGCATCCTGCCTTGGACACCGGAAGAATCAAGTGATGCCGTTGTGGAATGGTTCAACGTCTGGCTTGACGAACGCGGCGGTGTTGGCAATCTGGAAATCATGAAAGCTCTTGATCGCTTTAAGGATTTCTTTGCGCGCTACGGCAGAAGCCGTTTTGCGGATGTGGATGGCCTGGGTGAGAGTATGCGCGATCTGGCTGGCTATCGATGGGAGGACAAGGGTGACCTGCGGTTATTCATGACAAGCCCAACGTTCAACGACCTCGCCAAAGGAGTCAATCGCCATGAGTTGCTGGA